The Taeniopygia guttata chromosome 4A, bTaeGut7.mat, whole genome shotgun sequence genome has a segment encoding these proteins:
- the RAB9B gene encoding ras-related protein Rab-9B, which yields MSGKSLLLKVILLGDGGVGKSSLMNRYVTNKFDSQAFHTIGVEFLNRDLEVDGRFVTLQIWDTAGQERFKSLRTPFYRGADCCLLTFSVDDRQSFENLSNWQKEFIYYADVKDPEHFPFVVLGNKIDKLERQVSTEEARAWCMENGNYPYLETSAKDDTNVTVAFEEAVRQVLAVEEQLEHCMLGHTIDLNSSSKSGSSCC from the coding sequence ATGAGCGGGAAGTCCTTGCTCCTAAAGGTCATTCTCCTTGGAGATGGTGGAGTTGGGAAGAGCTCCCTCATGAACAGGTACGTCACCAACAAGTTTGACTCGCAGGCCTTCCACACGATTGGGGTGGAGTTCTTGAACCGGGACCTGGAGGTGGACGGGCGTTTTGTGACCCTCCAGATTTGGGACACTGCGGGACAGGAGAGGTTCAAGAGCCTGCGGACGCCGTTTTACCGGGGAGCAGACTGCTGCCTGCTGACCTTCAGCGTGGATGACCGGCAGAGCTTTGAGAACCTCAGTAACTGGCAGAAGGAGTTTATCTATTATGCTGATGTGAAGGACCCTGAACACTTCCCATTTGTAGTCCTGGGCAACAAGATAGACAAACTGGAGAGACAAGTGAGCACAGAGGAGGCCCGGGCGTGGTGCATGGAAAACGGTAACTATCCGTACCTGGAGACTAGTGCCAAGGATGACACCAATGTGACGGTGGCCTTTGAGGAAGCCGTGAGACAGGTGCTGGCggtggaggagcagctggagcactgCATGCTGGGCCACACCATTGACCTGAACTCCAGCTCCAAATCGGGCTCTTCCTGTTGTTGA